The following proteins are encoded in a genomic region of Spirosoma sp. SC4-14:
- a CDS encoding DUF5686 family protein — MDDNYSDSSDRGIDYPIRWRTNLFWLAPLLLCLLTGYQAIAQKVVVRGKVLNARTNEAVEFSNVVITGTTTGTQSDLNGAYALELSPGTVTLKASFVGYAPDSKTITIDGSKKVIVLNFRLQPQQKNLSEVTVKGKKERYRNKGNPAVALIEKVIAHKAQNRKEAFSFYQYNKYEKIEFDLSNISEKFRNRRSLKKFDFVFNYLDTSQVTGKVNLPIYLKESVSNVLYSRNPERKKEVVDAEKMTGLGNYVDNNGIKVYLETLYQDVNVYDNNIMLLSNQFLGPTAPLAPQFYKFVIIDSTDIKGVRCVNLGFSPRNKTDLLFQGTMSIALDSSYAIRKVVMGFSKDINVNFVTDMRLAQEYDFVQDQGLMLTKDELAIEFNLLKKENGMGLFGQRSVSYRDYILNQPIDLKRFSGLSTDINRDAQTRSDTYWAEARHQPLSSKEQGIYTMVDSVKKVPVFQKFMNTAMFLLEGYKPFGPFELGPVNTFYSFNPVEGLRLRAGGRTTTSFSDRMAFETYGAYGFRDKRFKYFASATFSLTDHNTYTYPIKHIQVSVQNELKIPGQELQFVQEDNFLLSFKRGPNNRRTYNQVFNIDYLNESKSGLAINLNARHIQQTPAGALTFEQFSPDGSLMPITNVTSTELTAGLRYAPHEQFYQGKNYRVPIVNKYPIIQVRYTAGIKGLLGGQYTFQRLMAYANKRFYVSPIGYTDVTLEAGQTFGRVPFPLLTIHRANQTYAYQPESYNMMNFLEFVSDHYGAVFADHYFNGFVFNKIPLIKKLKLREVVTFKGLWGGLRPENQPGAETSAPGQADGLLRLPTDESGKPVSFGLDSRPYMEASIGIANIFKILRVDLIKRLTYLEHPNAPQGYGIRFRMKFDF; from the coding sequence ATGGACGATAACTACTCGGATTCGTCTGACCGGGGTATTGATTATCCCATTCGATGGCGTACCAACCTATTCTGGCTGGCCCCTCTCCTGTTGTGCCTACTAACTGGCTATCAGGCTATTGCTCAAAAAGTCGTTGTCAGAGGTAAAGTTCTCAACGCCCGTACCAACGAAGCTGTTGAGTTTTCAAATGTCGTTATTACCGGCACCACTACCGGCACCCAGTCGGACCTGAACGGTGCTTATGCCCTTGAACTTTCGCCGGGAACAGTTACCCTAAAAGCGTCATTTGTTGGCTACGCGCCCGATTCAAAAACCATCACCATCGACGGGTCGAAGAAGGTAATCGTTTTGAATTTTCGCTTGCAGCCTCAGCAAAAAAATCTGTCTGAAGTGACCGTGAAAGGTAAGAAAGAACGCTATCGGAACAAAGGTAATCCGGCCGTTGCGCTGATCGAAAAAGTAATTGCGCACAAAGCTCAGAACCGAAAAGAAGCGTTCTCCTTTTACCAGTACAACAAATACGAAAAGATCGAATTTGACCTGAGTAACATTTCCGAAAAATTCCGAAACCGGCGCTCACTCAAAAAATTCGATTTCGTCTTCAATTATCTCGACACCTCGCAGGTGACGGGTAAAGTGAACCTGCCGATCTACCTGAAAGAGTCGGTTTCTAATGTGCTGTATAGCCGCAATCCAGAGCGAAAAAAGGAAGTTGTAGACGCCGAAAAGATGACCGGACTCGGCAATTATGTCGATAATAACGGCATCAAGGTGTATCTGGAAACGCTCTATCAGGATGTGAATGTTTATGATAACAACATCATGCTGCTGTCGAATCAATTTCTGGGCCCTACGGCTCCACTGGCTCCGCAGTTCTACAAATTTGTTATCATCGACTCGACCGACATCAAGGGCGTTCGGTGCGTCAACCTGGGGTTTTCGCCCCGAAACAAAACCGATCTGTTGTTTCAGGGCACGATGAGCATTGCGCTCGATTCGAGTTATGCGATTCGGAAAGTGGTGATGGGCTTCTCGAAAGACATCAATGTCAATTTCGTGACTGATATGCGGCTGGCACAGGAATATGATTTTGTGCAGGATCAGGGGCTGATGCTAACCAAAGACGAGCTGGCCATTGAATTTAATCTGCTTAAGAAAGAGAACGGCATGGGGCTATTTGGCCAGCGCAGTGTGTCGTATCGGGATTATATTCTGAACCAGCCTATCGACCTGAAGCGATTTAGTGGGCTTTCGACCGATATAAACCGGGATGCTCAAACGCGTAGCGATACCTATTGGGCCGAAGCACGACACCAGCCCCTTTCCAGTAAAGAGCAGGGCATTTATACGATGGTCGACAGTGTGAAGAAAGTGCCCGTCTTTCAGAAATTTATGAACACGGCCATGTTTCTGCTGGAAGGCTACAAGCCATTCGGTCCGTTTGAACTAGGCCCGGTTAATACGTTCTATAGCTTCAACCCGGTCGAAGGGCTGCGGTTGCGGGCCGGTGGCCGAACAACCACCTCGTTCAGCGACCGGATGGCGTTCGAAACTTACGGTGCTTACGGCTTCCGCGACAAGCGATTCAAATATTTTGCTTCGGCTACGTTCTCACTCACCGACCATAATACCTACACCTATCCCATCAAACACATACAGGTCAGCGTACAGAACGAGCTGAAAATTCCGGGGCAGGAACTTCAGTTTGTGCAGGAAGACAACTTTTTGCTGTCGTTCAAGCGCGGCCCCAATAACCGCCGAACCTACAATCAGGTTTTCAACATCGACTACCTCAATGAGTCGAAAAGCGGTCTGGCTATCAACTTAAATGCCAGGCATATTCAGCAGACCCCGGCGGGTGCGCTTACGTTCGAGCAGTTTTCGCCCGATGGTAGCCTGATGCCCATAACGAACGTAACCAGTACCGAACTAACAGCCGGACTCCGGTATGCGCCACACGAACAGTTCTATCAGGGCAAAAATTACCGGGTACCCATTGTTAACAAATACCCCATTATTCAGGTACGCTATACGGCTGGCATAAAAGGGTTGCTGGGTGGTCAGTATACATTTCAGCGGCTGATGGCCTATGCCAACAAACGCTTCTACGTATCGCCCATTGGTTATACGGATGTAACACTCGAAGCAGGGCAAACATTTGGTCGGGTACCGTTCCCGTTGCTCACCATTCACCGGGCTAACCAAACATATGCCTACCAGCCCGAGTCTTATAACATGATGAATTTTCTGGAATTTGTCAGCGACCATTATGGTGCCGTTTTCGCCGATCACTACTTCAATGGTTTTGTGTTTAATAAGATTCCGCTGATTAAGAAGCTAAAACTACGCGAAGTGGTTACCTTTAAAGGTCTCTGGGGTGGTTTACGCCCCGAGAATCAACCTGGTGCCGAAACGAGTGCGCCAGGTCAGGCCGATGGTCTGCTACGCCTGCCAACCGATGAGTCAGGCAAACCCGTGTCGTTTGGTCTGGATTCCCGACCCTATATGGAAGCGAGCATTGGCATTGCCAATATCTTCAAAATCCTGCGCGTCGACCTTATCAAACGGCTGACCTATCTGGAGCACCCCAATGCCCCGCAGGGATATGGAATTCGGTTTCGAATGAAGTTTGATTTTTAG
- a CDS encoding glycosyltransferase family protein, with translation MNHPTIVVIVQARMSSSRFPGKVLKPLLGKPLLARMLERLNQCQTPFTTVVATSTDPSDDVIEQFCESEQIPVYRGSLTDCLDRHYQIAIHWNADVAVKIPSDCPLIDPRVVDQVFDVFLKNPGQYDFVSNLHPATWPDGNDVEIMTRACLQRTWSEATKPLEREHTTPYIWDTAPESFRIGNVVWPTGLDYSMSHRFTIDYADDYEFIRRIYEALYPAKPNFSCEDILNLLEQNPNIYEINADLAGVNWYRNHLNELKTVSAEQTKSPLPPKGAFNLANA, from the coding sequence ATGAATCACCCAACAATAGTAGTCATCGTTCAGGCCCGAATGTCGTCGAGCCGGTTTCCAGGAAAGGTACTCAAGCCCCTCCTGGGCAAACCGTTACTGGCCCGAATGCTCGAACGGCTGAACCAGTGCCAAACCCCTTTTACCACCGTCGTTGCCACATCGACCGACCCGTCTGATGATGTGATCGAACAATTTTGCGAGTCCGAACAGATTCCGGTTTATCGGGGTAGCCTGACCGATTGTCTGGACCGGCACTATCAGATTGCCATACACTGGAATGCCGATGTGGCCGTTAAAATCCCGTCGGACTGTCCGCTAATTGACCCGCGTGTTGTTGATCAGGTGTTTGACGTTTTTCTGAAAAACCCCGGTCAATACGACTTTGTCAGCAACCTGCACCCGGCCACCTGGCCCGATGGCAACGATGTCGAAATTATGACCCGTGCCTGTCTGCAGCGCACCTGGAGCGAAGCCACCAAACCGCTCGAACGCGAACACACCACACCCTATATCTGGGACACCGCTCCCGAATCCTTTCGGATCGGCAATGTTGTCTGGCCAACCGGCCTCGATTACTCCATGAGTCACCGCTTCACCATCGACTATGCCGACGATTACGAATTTATTCGTCGCATTTACGAAGCCCTCTATCCTGCCAAACCCAATTTCTCCTGCGAAGACATTCTGAATTTACTGGAACAAAACCCTAATATCTATGAAATCAATGCCGACCTGGCGGGTGTAAACTGGTACCGCAATCATCTGAATGAACTGAAAACTGTTTCAGCCGAACAAACAAAAAGCCCCCTCCCCCCCAAGGGGGCTTTTAACTTAGCTAATGCATGA
- a CDS encoding HAD family hydrolase — MNQELIEKAARIKLLLTDCDGVLTDAGVYYGENGEVLKKFNIRDGMGAERLRKLVGVETGIVTGETSPSVVARAAKLKITELHLGIKDKLALLAEILERLELDASEVAFIGDDVNDLEIQKAVGFSACPADATRQNKAIVDYCCDAKGGEGCFRELAEFIIDSKHIVSVQLASTNQINENHHA; from the coding sequence ATGAACCAAGAACTTATTGAAAAAGCAGCGCGTATTAAGCTGTTGCTCACCGACTGCGATGGCGTATTGACCGATGCAGGAGTTTATTACGGCGAAAACGGCGAGGTACTTAAAAAATTCAACATCCGCGATGGCATGGGCGCCGAACGGCTCCGCAAGCTGGTGGGTGTCGAAACAGGTATCGTTACCGGCGAAACATCCCCATCAGTGGTAGCTCGTGCGGCCAAACTAAAAATTACAGAATTGCATCTCGGCATAAAAGACAAACTGGCGTTGCTGGCCGAGATTCTGGAACGTTTAGAATTGGACGCATCGGAAGTAGCCTTTATTGGCGACGATGTGAACGATCTGGAAATTCAGAAAGCTGTTGGCTTTTCGGCCTGCCCTGCCGATGCTACCCGTCAGAATAAGGCCATTGTCGACTACTGCTGCGATGCCAAAGGGGGCGAAGGATGCTTCCGCGAACTAGCCGAATTTATTATCGACTCAAAACATATTGTTTCCGTTCAACTTGCTTCAACCAATCAAATCAATGAAAACCATCACGCTTAA
- a CDS encoding transketolase C-terminal domain-containing protein: MTYEDLLTQTALADDRVVVMTAENRALVRNMPQNLGNRFIDTGITEQCMIGAAAGLALRGRTPVVHALAAFLSMRAFEFIRTDVGIGNLPVKLSSFVPGFLSDGNGPTHQAIEDVALMRGIPHMQVFCPADEQDLLQMLPTIWASPAPSYVRITTRPATYQHKQPFEIGCAEVVSMGSDITLLVYGMLFEQALIAADILRHAGYSVGLVNMRSLKPIDEHTILDVCLSSDLVVTIEDHFLTGGLYSIVAETLLKYRKTANVHPIALKGKWYKPGRLNEVLEHEGFTGAQMAHTIQTEMIENLAD, from the coding sequence ATGACCTACGAAGACTTACTTACCCAAACAGCACTGGCCGATGATCGGGTGGTTGTTATGACCGCCGAGAATAGGGCGCTGGTGCGCAATATGCCCCAAAATCTGGGGAATCGGTTCATTGATACCGGCATTACGGAACAATGCATGATTGGAGCGGCAGCCGGTCTGGCACTGCGCGGACGAACGCCTGTTGTTCATGCCCTGGCGGCTTTTCTGTCGATGCGGGCTTTTGAATTTATCCGTACTGATGTGGGCATCGGCAATTTGCCCGTTAAACTAAGCAGTTTTGTACCCGGATTTCTGTCGGATGGCAATGGTCCAACCCATCAGGCTATCGAGGATGTGGCGCTGATGCGGGGCATTCCCCATATGCAGGTATTCTGTCCGGCCGATGAACAGGACCTGCTTCAGATGCTCCCCACCATCTGGGCATCGCCCGCTCCCTCCTACGTGCGCATTACAACCCGCCCGGCTACCTATCAGCATAAACAACCCTTCGAAATTGGCTGTGCCGAGGTTGTATCGATGGGTTCAGACATTACGCTGCTTGTGTATGGTATGCTGTTCGAACAAGCGCTGATAGCCGCCGACATTCTCCGTCATGCAGGCTATTCGGTCGGGCTGGTGAACATGCGGAGCCTCAAGCCAATAGACGAACATACTATCCTGGATGTTTGCCTCAGTTCCGATCTGGTTGTTACCATAGAGGACCATTTTCTGACGGGTGGCCTCTACAGCATTGTGGCTGAAACGCTGCTCAAATACCGCAAAACCGCAAACGTACACCCCATTGCCCTCAAAGGAAAATGGTATAAACCCGGTCGGTTGAACGAAGTGCTCGAACACGAAGGCTTCACGGGTGCCCAAATGGCCCACACCATCCAAACCGAAATGATTGAAAACCTGGCAGACTGA
- a CDS encoding SDR family oxidoreductase gives MLDKFSLSGRVAIVTGALGLLGRNHCLALAEAGASVVVADLAKEAAQTFAAELGDNHLGIGLDVTSEASVIQARDLILDQYGRIDVLVNNAALNEAVENPAMALELTAFENFPVAQFRASLEVNVTGVFLCSQVFGTVMAQQGKGSIINVASTYGLVGPDQSIYRNEAGEQTFYKTAAYPATKGAVVNFTRFLAAYWGTKGVRVNTLSPGGVENNQNEFFIKNYSAKTVLGRMAQPDDYQGAVVFLASDASAYMSGANLVVDGGWTAM, from the coding sequence ATGCTTGACAAATTTTCTCTTTCGGGTCGGGTTGCCATCGTAACGGGAGCGCTGGGGTTGCTGGGACGGAATCACTGTCTGGCGCTGGCGGAAGCTGGTGCGAGTGTGGTTGTAGCCGATCTGGCTAAAGAGGCCGCTCAAACGTTTGCGGCTGAGCTTGGAGACAACCATCTGGGTATTGGTCTTGATGTGACCAGCGAAGCCAGCGTTATACAGGCTCGTGATCTGATTCTTGATCAATACGGCCGAATCGATGTGCTGGTAAATAATGCAGCCCTGAACGAAGCGGTCGAAAACCCGGCCATGGCGCTGGAACTGACCGCTTTCGAAAACTTTCCGGTGGCTCAGTTTCGGGCCTCGCTGGAGGTGAACGTAACCGGTGTATTTCTCTGCTCGCAGGTGTTTGGTACCGTCATGGCTCAACAAGGTAAAGGTAGCATAATCAATGTAGCCTCCACCTACGGACTGGTTGGGCCCGATCAGAGCATATACCGAAACGAAGCGGGTGAGCAAACGTTTTATAAAACTGCTGCTTACCCGGCCACCAAAGGTGCAGTCGTCAACTTTACCCGATTTCTGGCTGCGTATTGGGGGACCAAAGGCGTTCGGGTAAACACATTGTCGCCCGGTGGGGTCGAAAACAATCAGAACGAGTTTTTCATAAAAAATTATTCAGCCAAAACCGTACTCGGACGCATGGCCCAACCCGACGATTACCAGGGTGCTGTTGTTTTCCTGGCCAGCGATGCTTCTGCCTATATGTCGGGAGCAAACCTGGTTGTCGATGGCGGCTGGACGGCGATGTAA
- a CDS encoding aminotransferase class III-fold pyridoxal phosphate-dependent enzyme: protein MNTIRFNEQYPDITVSDQYYERALAVQKPITQTLAKGPGQFIKGVAPKYLDRGKGAHVWDVDGNEYLDFNAAIGPISLGYCYPAVDEAIRKQLEKGITFSLMSPLEVELSELIQEVIPNAEAVKISKTGADVCSAAIRVARAFTGRDKVFCCGYHGWHDWYIAVTSRNAGIPDAIQDMTYTFEYNDIDSIKAALDDTVAALILEPFIFEAPKPGFLEELADVCRQNGTLLIFDEMWTGFRIALGGAQEYFNVKPDLAVYSKACANGMPIALLTGRADVMELFNSEVFSYTTFGGEALSLAACIATIHELRKQNVPAYLNEKGGLLKDGYNQLATELGMSHLTKCIGYNCRSMVTFSPEAGNGLELKTLMQQEMIKRGVLWAGFHNMCFSHSDDDIAYALSAYRDVLPIIKEAIESGDVKSYLHGDVLEAVFRKTSNYNIKPKATV, encoded by the coding sequence ATGAACACTATCCGATTTAACGAACAGTATCCCGACATCACGGTGTCGGATCAGTATTATGAGCGGGCGCTGGCCGTTCAGAAACCCATTACCCAAACGCTGGCCAAAGGACCGGGGCAGTTCATCAAAGGCGTTGCGCCAAAGTACCTCGATCGGGGTAAAGGGGCTCACGTTTGGGATGTCGATGGCAACGAATACCTCGATTTCAACGCGGCCATTGGTCCCATTTCGCTGGGCTACTGCTATCCGGCCGTGGATGAAGCCATTCGGAAACAATTGGAAAAAGGCATTACGTTTTCGCTGATGTCGCCCCTCGAAGTTGAACTATCCGAACTAATTCAGGAGGTGATTCCGAATGCCGAAGCGGTAAAAATCAGCAAAACCGGTGCCGATGTATGCTCGGCAGCTATTCGGGTGGCGCGGGCCTTCACAGGGCGCGATAAAGTGTTTTGCTGCGGCTATCATGGCTGGCACGACTGGTACATTGCTGTTACGAGCCGGAACGCGGGGATTCCCGATGCCATTCAGGATATGACTTATACGTTCGAGTATAACGACATCGACAGCATTAAAGCGGCACTGGACGATACCGTGGCCGCGCTGATTCTGGAACCGTTCATTTTCGAAGCGCCCAAACCCGGTTTTTTGGAAGAGCTGGCCGACGTATGTCGCCAGAACGGCACACTCCTCATCTTCGACGAAATGTGGACCGGCTTCCGAATTGCACTGGGCGGAGCTCAGGAATACTTCAATGTCAAGCCCGACCTGGCGGTTTATTCCAAAGCCTGCGCCAACGGAATGCCGATTGCACTGCTGACCGGCCGGGCCGATGTGATGGAACTCTTCAACAGCGAAGTGTTTAGTTATACCACATTTGGTGGCGAAGCCCTTTCGCTGGCAGCCTGCATTGCCACCATCCACGAACTCCGTAAACAAAACGTACCGGCTTACCTGAACGAGAAAGGTGGCTTACTAAAAGACGGTTATAATCAGTTAGCGACCGAGCTGGGGATGTCCCATCTGACCAAATGCATTGGCTATAACTGCCGTTCGATGGTCACCTTCTCGCCCGAAGCCGGAAATGGGCTGGAACTGAAAACGCTCATGCAACAGGAAATGATCAAGCGTGGGGTGCTGTGGGCCGGTTTTCATAACATGTGCTTCAGCCATTCCGACGATGATATTGCGTATGCGCTCTCGGCCTACCGCGATGTGTTGCCTATCATCAAAGAAGCCATTGAGAGCGGAGACGTAAAATCCTATCTGCACGGCGACGTGCTGGAAGCCGTCTTCCGCAAAACGAGCAACTATAACATCAAACCTAAAGCGACGGTGTAA
- a CDS encoding 1-deoxy-D-xylulose-5-phosphate synthase N-terminal domain-containing protein gives MNSNTLQDLEATALRVREHIIRMSTDGGCFTGASLSATDLVVYLYKQFLKIDQSTLNDPNRDYLFLSKGHDVPALYGTFVELGWMPAERLANHLSTNDSVYWHPNVKIPGIEFHSGSLGHLPSVALGVALDCKIGGSPNKVVCILGDGELNEGSVWEAVLVANAYKLDNLLFVVDRNFFQANMPTEELIPLEPLADKFAAFGAAVKRVDGHNFTALENALSEFPFESGKLNVLIADTRRGKGLPSIEARADRWFCNFTHDEVDALIGELHGQHKATIESETLVVR, from the coding sequence ATGAATAGTAACACCTTACAAGATCTGGAAGCAACAGCCTTACGGGTACGGGAGCACATCATCCGTATGTCGACCGATGGCGGATGCTTTACGGGAGCCTCACTTTCGGCGACCGATCTGGTCGTTTACCTCTACAAACAATTTCTGAAGATCGATCAGTCGACGCTGAACGATCCAAACCGTGATTATTTGTTCCTGTCGAAAGGGCACGATGTTCCGGCCCTCTATGGCACCTTTGTCGAATTGGGCTGGATGCCTGCCGAACGGCTTGCCAACCATTTATCGACCAACGACTCGGTCTACTGGCATCCCAACGTTAAAATTCCTGGAATTGAGTTTCATTCGGGTTCATTAGGTCATCTTCCCTCGGTGGCACTGGGTGTAGCGCTCGACTGCAAGATAGGGGGATCGCCCAATAAGGTTGTCTGTATTCTGGGTGATGGCGAATTGAATGAGGGTTCGGTATGGGAAGCCGTTCTGGTCGCTAATGCCTACAAACTCGACAACCTGCTGTTTGTGGTCGACCGTAATTTTTTCCAGGCCAATATGCCAACCGAAGAACTGATACCGCTGGAACCACTTGCCGATAAGTTTGCAGCGTTCGGCGCGGCCGTCAAACGAGTCGACGGCCACAACTTTACAGCGTTAGAAAATGCACTTTCGGAATTTCCGTTTGAATCGGGCAAGCTTAATGTCCTGATTGCCGACACGCGCCGGGGTAAGGGTTTGCCAAGCATTGAAGCCCGCGCCGATCGGTGGTTCTGCAACTTTACGCACGACGAAGTCGACGCTCTAATCGGCGAATTACATGGCCAACATAAGGCTACTATTGAATCGGAAACCCTGGTAGTGAGATAG